From a region of the Natronogracilivirga saccharolytica genome:
- a CDS encoding TatD family hydrolase — protein MIDTHSHIYLPQFRDDLKDVLDRASESGVKSILMPAIDFDSLARMDELSHPRIEFRKMAGIHPCDVGKSLSGKLAGQDGFEDKLHKLAASPDIIAVGETGLDYYWSDEHVSAQRRSFRQHCSVAKALNKPVVIHNRNSTADMLDIIEDEQDGRLYGVWHCFNGTPEEGRRALDSGLYLGIGGVITFKNAGVDRVVADLPLDKLLLETDAPYLAPVPKRGKRNEPSYMRYTARKLAGVKNAGFDDIDRITTNNAQTLFRLDEAG, from the coding sequence ATGATCGATACACACTCCCACATCTATCTGCCGCAATTCCGGGACGACCTGAAGGATGTACTGGACCGTGCTTCCGAAAGCGGAGTCAAATCCATTCTCATGCCGGCCATAGATTTTGATTCTCTGGCCCGGATGGATGAACTTTCCCATCCGCGTATTGAATTCCGGAAAATGGCGGGCATCCATCCCTGCGATGTGGGGAAGAGCCTGTCGGGCAAACTGGCCGGTCAGGACGGATTTGAGGATAAGCTGCACAAGTTAGCCGCATCACCGGATATCATTGCCGTTGGAGAGACCGGGCTCGACTATTACTGGTCTGACGAACATGTGTCAGCTCAGAGGCGGAGTTTCCGCCAGCACTGCAGTGTTGCAAAGGCGCTTAATAAACCGGTAGTAATCCACAACAGAAACAGTACGGCCGACATGCTTGATATTATCGAGGATGAACAGGACGGCAGACTGTACGGGGTCTGGCACTGTTTTAACGGCACACCCGAAGAGGGGCGCCGGGCACTTGATTCAGGACTTTATCTCGGAATCGGCGGAGTGATAACCTTCAAAAACGCGGGAGTTGACAGAGTGGTTGCTGATCTGCCGCTCGATAAACTTCTGCTCGAAACCGACGCACCCTATCTTGCACCTGTGCCGAAGCGGGGCAAGAGAAACGAACCATCTTATATGCGTTACACTGCCCGGAAACTGGCCGGGGTCAAAAATGCCGGATTTGACGACATCGACCGGATTACAACAAATAATGCC
- the recA gene encoding recombinase RecA: protein MADNERLKALDLAVGQIEKQHGKGTIMRLGDQPVVNIPSISTGSLSVDHVLGVGGIPRGRVTEIYGPESSGKTTLALHVIAEAQRKGGHAAMIDAEHAFDPKYGKALGIKIDELLISQPDNGEQALEIAETLIRSAALDVVVIDSVAALVPRAELDGEMGDSQVGLQARLMSQALRKLTGVVNRTHTAVIFINQLREKIGVMFGNPETTTGGKALKFYSSVRIDIRRIGAIKRGEDVIGNRTKVKVVKNKVAPPFKTCEFNIMYGQGISRIAELLDLAVQFDIVQKRGSWYRYDGEPIGQGTDSAIQFLREDEALCDKIEQIVRHKLMPEQYPDNGEDPNKPKESKETSSSDKSAAKSGSSASGK from the coding sequence ATGGCTGATAATGAAAGATTAAAGGCGCTTGACCTGGCAGTTGGCCAGATTGAAAAACAACACGGCAAGGGTACCATTATGCGTTTGGGTGATCAGCCGGTTGTCAACATTCCATCAATCTCCACCGGATCCCTGTCAGTGGATCACGTCCTTGGGGTAGGCGGTATTCCACGTGGCAGAGTAACCGAAATATACGGTCCTGAATCCAGTGGAAAAACCACACTCGCCCTGCATGTAATTGCCGAAGCACAGCGTAAAGGCGGGCATGCTGCCATGATTGATGCCGAACATGCATTTGACCCGAAATACGGCAAAGCCCTGGGAATAAAAATAGACGAACTCCTGATATCTCAACCTGACAATGGTGAGCAGGCTTTGGAAATTGCAGAAACGCTCATCCGGTCTGCTGCCCTGGATGTTGTTGTCATTGATTCCGTGGCGGCTCTGGTCCCGAGAGCTGAACTTGACGGTGAAATGGGTGATTCACAGGTCGGGTTGCAGGCAAGACTCATGTCGCAGGCCTTGCGTAAACTCACCGGCGTGGTCAACAGAACACACACGGCAGTTATTTTCATCAATCAGCTGCGTGAAAAGATAGGAGTCATGTTCGGAAACCCGGAAACTACTACGGGTGGAAAAGCGCTGAAATTCTACTCTTCCGTGCGTATTGATATCCGGAGAATCGGAGCCATCAAAAGAGGCGAGGACGTTATAGGTAACAGGACCAAAGTGAAAGTGGTCAAAAACAAGGTTGCCCCTCCTTTCAAAACCTGTGAATTCAATATTATGTACGGCCAGGGCATATCGCGGATTGCAGAATTGCTGGATCTTGCCGTGCAGTTTGACATTGTACAAAAGAGAGGAAGCTGGTACCGGTATGACGGAGAGCCTATCGGGCAGGGTACCGACTCAGCCATTCAGTTTCTCCGGGAAGATGAGGCACTCTGCGATAAAATTGAGCAGATCGTTCGCCATAAACTGATGCCGGAGCAGTACCCCGACAATGGTGAGGACCCAAATAAGCCAAAAGAAAGTAAAGAAACCTCGTCTTCTGACAAGTCTGCTGCTAAATCCGGCTCTTCGGCGTCTGGTAAGTAA
- a CDS encoding regulatory protein RecX, with the protein MENIPDILPGRCTNITRQKNNSDRVSVFVNGEYLDGFYQDVLHDFSIQSESLITPDLYLRLREKDRFYKLRHQIFRWLAVRDHSTGEIRNKSMARGYTGSEADEAISYFVSMSYLDDCTFTEKFAREKAESGKWGPAKIRAALSKKGVKKQYIDASLRGLFSNEQSSKTLLKAASGIRTKLMRTDDKLKRKKKLVDFLIRRGFPPDIVFEKSDDILRQLENEET; encoded by the coding sequence ATGGAAAACATACCGGATATCCTGCCGGGACGCTGTACAAACATTACGAGGCAAAAAAACAACAGTGACAGAGTCTCAGTGTTTGTAAATGGTGAATATCTGGATGGGTTTTATCAGGATGTGCTGCATGATTTCTCAATTCAGTCGGAGAGCTTGATCACCCCCGACCTGTATCTCAGGCTCCGGGAAAAAGACCGCTTCTACAAGCTCAGGCATCAAATATTCCGCTGGCTCGCTGTCAGAGACCACAGCACCGGAGAAATTCGGAATAAAAGCATGGCCAGAGGTTACACAGGTTCTGAGGCGGACGAGGCAATTTCTTATTTTGTCAGCATGTCTTATCTGGACGATTGCACATTCACAGAAAAGTTTGCAAGAGAAAAAGCAGAGTCCGGCAAGTGGGGCCCGGCAAAAATCAGGGCAGCTTTGTCCAAAAAAGGAGTAAAAAAACAGTATATTGATGCGTCGCTGCGAGGATTGTTCAGCAATGAACAATCAAGCAAAACACTTTTGAAAGCAGCATCAGGCATTCGAACGAAGTTGATGCGCACTGATGACAAACTGAAAAGAAAAAAGAAGCTGGTGGATTTTTTGATACGCAGAGGATTTCCGCCTGACATCGTATTTGAAAAATCCGATGATATTTTAAGACAGTTGGAAAATGAAGAAACTTAA
- a CDS encoding AI-2E family transporter: MKKLNAETFIRLIIGLAAVLLFLLILYRFFTLVLYALIALVITYILDPFVNRMQAVGMNRTLAISIVISSLILLLVWFSSTILPAIANQLIILSQQLNIDAVIAVTAQIEEQILEHLPFLQEGILIDNVPNAVDALFQTEDFAATLNNILGIFADIFWAFLVVPFATFFILKDGARLRRNILQLVPNKYFETVLTGIEKIEKRLVTYFKSVGLQSIIIATTATITLSFVGLNNALSVGIAAGVANIIPYFGPIIGYVLSIIVSILETGDFSLVIFVIIAIAITQVIDNIIVQPLLFSRSANLHPLVVLFVVMTGAELAGIFGMLIAVPLTAVIVITAKQISWSLENYHVFRLTNN, encoded by the coding sequence ATGAAGAAACTTAATGCCGAAACCTTTATTCGACTGATTATCGGCCTGGCAGCTGTTCTGCTTTTTCTGCTTATCCTCTACAGGTTTTTCACTCTTGTTCTGTATGCACTGATTGCTCTTGTTATAACCTACATTCTTGATCCTTTTGTAAACAGAATGCAGGCAGTGGGTATGAACCGGACCCTGGCCATAAGTATTGTTATTTCATCGCTGATACTTTTGCTGGTTTGGTTTTCCAGCACCATTCTGCCGGCCATCGCCAACCAGCTCATCATATTGAGCCAGCAGCTGAATATCGATGCCGTTATTGCTGTCACTGCTCAAATTGAAGAGCAGATTCTTGAACACCTGCCGTTTCTTCAGGAAGGCATATTAATTGACAATGTGCCCAATGCTGTTGATGCACTTTTCCAAACAGAAGACTTTGCTGCTACTCTCAACAACATACTTGGTATCTTCGCTGATATTTTCTGGGCCTTTCTGGTTGTTCCTTTTGCCACCTTCTTCATACTGAAAGATGGTGCGCGGCTTCGAAGAAACATTCTCCAGCTGGTGCCGAACAAATATTTTGAGACTGTACTTACCGGAATAGAGAAAATTGAAAAACGGCTGGTAACATACTTCAAAAGTGTCGGTTTGCAAAGCATCATTATTGCCACTACCGCCACAATTACGCTGAGTTTTGTTGGATTGAACAACGCTCTTTCTGTCGGAATAGCTGCCGGTGTTGCTAACATTATCCCTTACTTCGGTCCGATCATTGGTTATGTTCTTTCCATAATTGTTTCGATACTAGAGACCGGTGATTTCTCACTCGTTATTTTTGTCATAATTGCCATTGCTATCACCCAGGTCATAGATAATATTATCGTACAACCTCTTCTTTTTTCCAGGTCTGCCAATCTGCATCCTCTTGTTGTTCTTTTTGTTGTGATGACAGGTGCAGAACTGGCCGGAATATTCGGCATGCTGATAGCTGTTCCGCTCACTGCCGTAATTGTAATCACAGCTAAACAGATCAGCTGGAGTCTTGAAAATTATCACGTTTTCAGACTCACTAATAATTAA
- a CDS encoding S66 peptidase family protein has protein sequence MTLHPLPDNGTIGVMAPSSPVEEDKLENGIRYLENLGYKVHATDSCYSRDNYLAGSASRRASELMDLIQDKTVNAIFFARGGFGSAAMLPLLDYDAIRNARKLMVGYSDITALQWGIYAKTGLPSLSTGMPATDFNSVPVNPVFEDSFWTFIKTGKIDYSLQVPSNRKNGTISGISLPATLSVATKLAGSPYFPDLKQSIPILEDVGESRHKVEGYLWQARLAGWFDRASAVILGDFAEPEQETFPDNPSLDKVFDRTFEGLNIPVIRHVPYGHIDNKIPFPLGVELSLSFGSDVKISSQESLFDI, from the coding sequence ATGACATTGCACCCACTGCCCGATAACGGTACCATCGGAGTGATGGCGCCCTCATCCCCGGTTGAAGAAGACAAGCTGGAGAATGGTATTCGCTATCTTGAAAATCTGGGCTACAAAGTACATGCAACTGATAGCTGCTATAGCCGGGACAATTACCTTGCCGGAAGTGCATCGCGACGCGCTTCCGAACTTATGGACCTGATACAGGATAAAACCGTTAATGCGATTTTCTTTGCGCGCGGAGGCTTTGGAAGTGCGGCAATGCTGCCACTGCTTGATTATGATGCTATTCGCAATGCAAGAAAACTGATGGTCGGTTACAGCGATATTACAGCCCTTCAATGGGGAATTTATGCAAAAACCGGTCTCCCCTCACTTTCCACCGGAATGCCCGCTACCGATTTTAATTCTGTTCCGGTTAATCCCGTATTTGAAGATTCATTCTGGACATTCATAAAAACCGGCAAAATTGATTACAGCCTGCAGGTGCCGTCAAACCGGAAAAATGGTACCATCTCGGGCATATCCCTTCCTGCCACATTATCCGTCGCAACAAAACTGGCAGGGTCACCCTATTTCCCGGACCTGAAGCAATCCATACCAATCCTTGAAGATGTTGGTGAGTCAAGACATAAAGTAGAAGGTTATCTCTGGCAGGCAAGACTGGCCGGCTGGTTTGACCGTGCTTCTGCCGTCATACTCGGCGATTTTGCAGAACCCGAACAGGAAACATTTCCTGACAACCCCTCACTTGACAAAGTGTTTGACCGTACTTTTGAAGGTTTGAATATCCCGGTCATACGGCATGTTCCCTACGGCCACATTGACAACAAAATTCCGTTTCCACTGGGTGTTGAATTATCGCTATCTTTTGGCTCAGATGTAAAAATATCCAGCCAAGAATCCCTGTTTGATATTTGA
- the purN gene encoding phosphoribosylglycinamide formyltransferase, whose protein sequence is MSTKKITVFASGSGTNFKKIHQAALDNRIPASVTCLICNNPEAGALSYAKKQGIRTCLISHTDFDSEQTFAARLNEVLRSEKPDLIALAGYLKKIPDSVIEQYHGKIINIHPSLLPKYGGKGWYGMKVHQAVIENNEPVSGCTVHYVTTEYDEGPIIAQKQITVSPDDTPETLANKIQKLEHQLYPEVIKDLLSGNSSK, encoded by the coding sequence TTGAGTACAAAAAAAATAACTGTTTTCGCGTCCGGGTCGGGCACCAACTTCAAAAAAATACACCAGGCTGCACTGGACAACCGGATTCCTGCCTCTGTAACCTGCCTTATCTGCAACAATCCTGAAGCCGGTGCCCTTTCATACGCAAAAAAACAAGGCATACGCACCTGCCTCATATCACATACAGATTTCGATTCTGAACAGACATTTGCTGCAAGACTGAATGAGGTTCTCAGATCGGAAAAGCCCGACCTGATTGCTCTGGCCGGATATCTCAAAAAGATTCCTGATTCTGTAATCGAACAGTATCACGGTAAAATCATCAATATCCATCCTTCCCTGCTTCCGAAATATGGAGGTAAAGGCTGGTATGGCATGAAAGTGCATCAGGCAGTAATCGAAAACAACGAACCGGTTTCCGGTTGTACAGTTCATTATGTTACAACCGAATATGATGAAGGCCCAATCATTGCGCAGAAACAAATTACCGTCAGTCCTGATGATACTCCGGAGACTCTGGCGAATAAAATTCAAAAACTGGAGCATCAGCTGTATCCTGAGGTGATCAAAGATCTACTTTCCGGTAATTCATCAAAATAA
- the purH gene encoding bifunctional phosphoribosylaminoimidazolecarboxamide formyltransferase/IMP cyclohydrolase — translation MDTFLNQLADIKVKRALISVFDKSGIAEFARTLHELGIEIISTGGTAEILRENGLKITDVSEVTNFPECLDGRVKTLHPHIHGGLLARPGKKDHADTLADLGIEPFELVVVNLYPFQDAITQKPDDTGHAVENIDIGGPAMIRAAAKNFENACVVTNPRNYPSVTAELKSKNGSIGAAQRIRLASEAFRLTSHYDLHITEKLAKTANAHFSEPGDEKISRVPGHLTISAPSHQTLRYGENPHQSAGVFGNPGEFIECFHGKKLSYNNYLDIDSALQLGADFHPDEISPEESLCAIFKHNIPCGVALAGSSAEAWEQAFATDTVSPFGGVILFNRKVDPDTAKAVDRIFSEIIIAPDFDEDALELLTEKSNRRLVRIKKWPDGSRPHIRTITGGYLWQEADFGFGTETRETVTQLEPDSNQQKSLEFAWKVVKHVKSNAIVYASGQRTIGIGTGQPNRIDASRLAVQKAREFGHSLNKSVLASDAFFPFADGVEVAAESGSRAIIQPGGSIRDDEVIQKADDLGISMIFTGLRHFRH, via the coding sequence ATGGATACCTTTCTTAATCAGCTGGCCGACATCAAAGTTAAAAGGGCATTAATATCGGTTTTCGATAAGAGTGGAATTGCAGAGTTTGCCCGTACACTTCATGAGCTGGGCATTGAGATCATATCCACGGGGGGAACCGCAGAAATTTTGAGGGAGAACGGCCTGAAAATAACGGACGTATCAGAGGTTACAAATTTTCCTGAGTGTCTTGACGGCAGGGTTAAAACGCTTCATCCCCATATCCACGGAGGTCTACTGGCGCGTCCCGGAAAAAAAGATCACGCCGATACCCTGGCGGATCTAGGGATAGAGCCATTTGAGCTGGTTGTGGTAAATCTTTATCCGTTTCAGGATGCCATAACACAAAAACCCGACGATACGGGGCACGCGGTCGAAAATATTGACATCGGCGGTCCGGCCATGATCAGAGCTGCAGCAAAAAATTTCGAAAATGCATGTGTGGTCACCAACCCCCGCAATTATCCATCTGTTACAGCGGAGTTGAAATCAAAGAACGGAAGCATAGGAGCAGCGCAGCGAATCCGGCTTGCCTCAGAGGCTTTCCGGCTCACATCACACTATGATCTCCATATCACCGAGAAGCTGGCAAAAACAGCAAATGCACATTTCAGCGAACCGGGCGATGAAAAGATATCCAGGGTGCCCGGACATCTGACTATCAGCGCACCATCCCATCAAACACTTCGTTATGGGGAAAATCCGCATCAGTCTGCGGGAGTTTTCGGCAATCCCGGTGAATTCATTGAATGTTTTCATGGTAAAAAGCTGAGCTACAACAACTACCTTGATATTGACTCGGCGCTTCAGCTCGGTGCCGATTTTCATCCTGACGAGATATCCCCTGAGGAATCTTTATGTGCGATTTTCAAACATAACATACCCTGCGGCGTTGCTCTTGCCGGCAGTTCCGCGGAGGCCTGGGAGCAGGCATTCGCAACCGATACGGTATCCCCTTTCGGTGGTGTCATTCTGTTCAACAGGAAAGTTGATCCGGATACAGCCAAAGCTGTGGACCGGATATTCAGCGAAATTATTATTGCTCCCGATTTTGATGAAGACGCCCTTGAGCTGCTGACAGAAAAATCCAACCGCAGACTTGTACGGATAAAAAAATGGCCGGACGGCAGTCGTCCGCATATCCGGACCATTACAGGAGGTTACCTTTGGCAGGAAGCCGACTTCGGGTTCGGCACGGAAACCAGAGAAACTGTCACTCAGCTGGAACCTGACTCAAACCAGCAAAAATCGCTTGAATTCGCATGGAAGGTAGTCAAACACGTCAAATCCAATGCGATCGTATATGCATCCGGACAAAGAACCATCGGCATTGGGACCGGACAGCCCAACCGTATAGATGCGTCCCGGCTTGCAGTGCAGAAAGCGCGTGAATTCGGCCATTCTCTCAACAAATCCGTTCTTGCTTCTGATGCTTTTTTCCCGTTTGCTGACGGAGTTGAGGTAGCTGCAGAATCAGGATCCAGGGCAATAATACAGCCTGGCGGCAGCATACGTGATGACGAAGTCATACAGAAGGCAGATGATCTGGGCATAAGCATGATCTTTACCGGTTTGCGACACTTCAGGCACTAA
- a CDS encoding rod shape-determining protein has product MPQSEATSKQAETTRNNSKGGLFDWLYTDIAIDLGTANTLIHSRNHGIVLNEPSIVALNTENQAVAIGHEARLMHEKTHQKIRTVRPLRDGVIADFEVAEHMIRGMIKKVKVRWYSSTRKMVVCVPSGITEVEKRAVRDSAEHAGAKEVYLVDEPMAAAIGIGLDVHEPVGNMIVDIGGGTTEIAVIALSGIVYSQSVRLGGDELNEDIINYFRRNHNLLIGERTAEQVKHILGSATPLDEELELSVKGRDLVNGVPRTRIVTSKDIREAISESVNTIVESVTKSLEQTPPELSADILDRGIFLTGGGALLKNLDKLITETTDLPVHIAEDPLTAVVRGTGKVLEDLEYYRAILT; this is encoded by the coding sequence ATGCCGCAGTCTGAAGCAACCAGTAAACAAGCCGAAACAACCCGCAATAATTCCAAAGGCGGGCTGTTTGACTGGCTTTATACCGATATCGCCATTGACCTCGGGACAGCCAATACACTGATACACTCCAGAAACCACGGAATAGTGCTGAACGAACCTTCTATCGTTGCACTTAACACTGAGAATCAGGCGGTTGCTATCGGACATGAAGCACGTTTGATGCACGAAAAAACGCACCAGAAGATCAGAACCGTAAGACCGCTCAGAGATGGTGTTATCGCTGACTTCGAGGTTGCCGAGCACATGATTCGCGGCATGATCAAAAAGGTGAAGGTCAGATGGTACTCTTCAACCCGGAAAATGGTCGTATGTGTACCCAGCGGCATTACAGAAGTGGAAAAGCGTGCTGTTCGCGACAGTGCTGAACATGCCGGGGCAAAAGAGGTCTACCTTGTTGATGAACCCATGGCGGCAGCCATCGGCATCGGCCTTGACGTTCATGAGCCGGTCGGCAACATGATCGTGGATATCGGAGGCGGTACGACAGAAATTGCAGTAATTGCACTGTCCGGAATAGTTTATTCACAGTCGGTACGGCTTGGCGGAGATGAGCTCAACGAAGACATCATAAACTACTTCCGCAGGAACCACAATCTTCTGATAGGTGAAAGAACTGCGGAGCAGGTCAAACACATACTCGGCTCGGCAACCCCGCTTGATGAAGAGCTCGAGCTTTCTGTAAAAGGAAGGGATCTCGTAAACGGCGTACCCAGAACACGCATTGTAACTTCGAAAGACATACGTGAAGCCATATCCGAATCCGTTAATACTATTGTAGAATCTGTGACAAAATCCCTGGAGCAAACTCCGCCGGAACTGTCAGCCGATATTCTGGACCGCGGAATTTTTCTCACAGGCGGTGGAGCTTTGCTGAAAAACCTGGACAAATTGATTACGGAAACAACTGATCTGCCGGTTCATATTGCCGAAGATCCGTTAACGGCTGTTGTTCGGGGCACCGGGAAGGTTCTTGAGGACCTGGAATATTACAGAGCGATTTTAACCTGA
- the mreC gene encoding rod shape-determining protein MreC produces MRFSLRKTEDVKDHIITLVFVLIAFFMMVFRHDGGLQSVRKASVLAISYLEQPLSQVRIYRTALQTNEQLGKQNIILQDEIARLRSVKEENRALRDLLELRDTLQHDLIPAKIVAKNLTGINNSFTIDRGERDGVETGMALINAQGLIGQVILTTPGHAQIMPFHNAMFRVSSHIQGSRAYGIVSWSGEGSDELVMNYVPQTIRVSEGAVVETSGFSNQFPPHIPIGEVIRTEPEEGRDTQQIYIKPFVSLHQTAEAFVVRYIPEPEVDELLLQYEGLFQ; encoded by the coding sequence ATGCGATTTTCGCTGCGAAAGACGGAAGATGTCAAGGATCATATTATTACGCTGGTCTTTGTTCTTATCGCTTTTTTCATGATGGTTTTCCGTCATGACGGAGGACTGCAGTCTGTCCGCAAAGCCTCTGTGCTTGCCATCAGCTACCTTGAGCAGCCCCTTTCGCAGGTGCGAATATACCGCACAGCATTGCAAACAAACGAACAGCTTGGCAAGCAAAACATCATTTTACAGGATGAAATAGCCCGTCTGCGATCCGTAAAAGAGGAAAACCGTGCACTGCGCGATCTTCTTGAACTCCGTGACACCCTGCAGCATGACCTGATTCCGGCAAAAATTGTTGCCAAAAATCTTACCGGAATCAATAACTCCTTTACCATTGACAGAGGGGAACGGGACGGAGTTGAAACGGGCATGGCTCTGATCAATGCCCAGGGTCTGATCGGACAGGTCATACTTACCACCCCGGGCCACGCCCAGATCATGCCGTTTCACAATGCGATGTTTCGTGTGAGCTCACACATTCAGGGCAGCCGGGCTTACGGTATTGTATCCTGGAGTGGTGAAGGCTCCGATGAACTGGTAATGAACTACGTCCCTCAGACTATCCGGGTTTCTGAAGGTGCTGTTGTTGAAACTTCGGGTTTCAGTAATCAGTTTCCTCCGCACATTCCCATCGGCGAAGTAATCCGTACAGAGCCTGAGGAAGGCAGAGATACCCAGCAAATCTATATCAAACCCTTTGTCTCCCTGCATCAAACTGCTGAAGCTTTCGTAGTAAGATACATCCCTGAACCGGAAGTGGACGAGCTTCTGCTGCAATACGAAGGATTGTTCCAATGA
- the mreD gene encoding rod shape-determining protein MreD → MKSNLLKFGLIGLAAVLLQVLIFSHLSYGAVEPDFVLIILIWVIATQERTTAILFAAFTGFLTDFFLDFWGLHLLSKTLTTMFVYNFIPRIEETKLFLSQVFLLLLVISLVHNLLFLIAAFFTQIYQAEAVFFEVLFGSSLLTAVIGTIIHLLRDN, encoded by the coding sequence ATGAAATCTAATCTGTTAAAATTCGGACTCATTGGACTTGCAGCTGTTCTGTTACAGGTTTTAATCTTCTCCCATCTAAGCTACGGTGCAGTCGAGCCCGACTTTGTTCTAATAATTCTGATTTGGGTAATAGCCACGCAGGAGCGCACTACAGCCATCCTGTTTGCTGCTTTCACAGGCTTTCTGACAGACTTTTTCCTGGATTTCTGGGGGCTTCATCTGCTCTCGAAAACACTGACCACCATGTTCGTCTACAACTTCATCCCACGGATTGAAGAGACAAAATTATTCCTTTCACAGGTATTTCTGCTCTTGCTTGTAATATCATTAGTTCATAATCTGTTATTCCTTATAGCCGCTTTCTTCACTCAGATTTACCAGGCAGAAGCGGTTTTTTTCGAGGTTTTATTCGGAAGCAGTCTGCTGACGGCCGTAATTGGTACTATTATCCATCTCTTGCGTGATAACTGA